The following nucleotide sequence is from Peribacillus sp. ACCC06369.
CATATGGATGTATATCGGGTAAGTGAATCAGAAGATGATTTAGGCTTTGATGAATATTTTGAAGGTGATGGTGTGACTGTCGTTGAATGGGCCCATTTAATAAAGGATCATCTCCCGGATGAAATCTTGACCATATATATTTATCGTCTTAGTGATACAAGCAGGCGTATTGTCTTAGAGGCCAAAGGCGAACGATATGTAACGTTATGTAAGGAGATTATTTGATGAAGGTTTTAGCTATAGATACATCGAATTTTACATTAGGGATTGCACTGGTAAACGGGAGTCAAGTAATTGGTGAGTATACGACGAACCTAAAGAAAAATCATTCGGTTCGGGTAATGCCAGCAATTGAAACGCTGCTAAGTGATTGTGATACTAATCCTAAGGAATTGACTAAGATAGTGGTCGCTCAAGGTCCAGGCTCCTATACAGGTGTCAGGATTGGTGTGACGATTGCGAAAACCTTGGCATGGACGCTTCAGATTCCGTTATCAGGTGTATCCAGTTTGGAAGTATTAGCAGCCAATGGACGTTATTTTAACGGGTTGATATCTCCCTTGTTCGATGCAAGAAGAGGGCAGATTTATACTGGATTATATGAAATGGAAAACGATTTGTTAAAAACAGTCATGGAAGATTGTAATATTCTATCCTCTGAGTGGGCGATTCGATTGAAGGAATTAAATCGTCCCGTTTTATTTGTTGGTCAAGATGTGGATATCCATCGGGATGCTATTACGGATGCATTGGGCAATTTAGCAGTATTTGCTCCGGTACAGTCCTTTAACTCAAGACCAAGCGAACTTGCTTTCATTGGTCTTGAGAAGGACGAAGTGGATGTTCACCAGTTTGTACCGAATTATATTCGCATGGCTGAAGCAGAAGCTAAGTGGCTTGAACAGCAGGGGAAATAAAAAAGGAAAGCGACCGATTATTATGAGTAAAACATTGACGTTCCGAAAGATGAAAACGGAAGATATCGACCAAGTGCTTAACGTGGAAAAGCAGTCCTTTACATTGCCTTGGAGCCGGGAAGCCTTTTTTAATGAATTGAATCATAATCAATATGCTGTGTACATGGTGATAGAGGATGAGGGGAAAATTGCCGGTTATTGCGGTGCGTGGATCGTCATTGATGAATCGCACATTACCAATATTGCTATTTTACCTGAATACCGAGGGCAAAAGCTTGGAGAAGCCTTGCTCAGGAAGATGATTGAAATCTCCATTGCGATGGGTGTGGTGAGGATGACGCTTGAGGTCCGTGTCAGTAATGCAGTCGCCATTTCACTTTACGAAAAACTAGGTTTCCAAATGGGTGGAATCCGGAAAAATTATTATACAGATAATCAAGAAGATGCTTATGTTATGTGGGTGAATTTTTCATGAAAACAGATCAACTTATATTAGGAATTGAAACCAGCTGCGACGAAACTGCGGCAGCTGTCATAAAAAATGGAACAGAAATACTGAGCAATGTCGTGGCTTCACAAATAGAAAGCCATAAACGTTTTGGCGGTGTCGTCCCCGAAATAGCTTCCCGTCACCATGTAGAGCAAATTACGATTGTTCTTGAAGAGGCACTGCTCCAGGCAGGTGTGACATATGAAGATTTGGATGCCATTGCCGTTACAGAAGGCCCCGGACTTGTAGGGGCACTATTAATAGGCGTGAATGCAGCTAAGGCTGTAGCTTTCGCACATGGAATCCCGATTGTTGGTACGCATCATATTGCAGGCCATATCTATGCAAATAGACTTATTCAGGAAATCCAATATCCTGCCCTTTCTTTAGTCGTTTCGGGAGGTCATACGGAATTGGTGCTTTTAGAAGAACCGGGTTCTTTCAAGGTGATAGGGGAGACGCGGGATGATGCAGCAGGAGAGGCGTATGATAAAGTGGCTCGAACTTTGGGGCTCCCTTATCCTGGTGGACCGCATATAGATAGGCTTGCGCAAGAAGGCTCACCAACTTTGAAACTGCCCCGGGCATGGTTGGATGGCAGCTATGACTTTTCTTTCAGCGGGTTGAAATCAGCAGTAATCAACACTTTGCATAATGCAGAACAGCGCGGGGAAGAAATTGAACCTAAAGATTTAGCGGCAAGTTTCCAAGCAAGCGTGATAGAAGTGCTTGTTATGAAAGCTGTAAAGGCTGCAAAGGAATATAATGTGAAGCAGGTACTGCTTGCTGGAGGAGTTGCGGCAAATAAAGGCCTGAGGGAAGCGTTAACGGAAGCTTTTAAGGATTTACCTATGGATATATCGATTCCGCCCCTCTACCTTTGTACGGACAATGCGGCCATGATCGGTGCTGCTGGCAGTGTCATGTTTGAAAAAGGAAAGCGCTCTGGATTGGATTTGAACGGAAATCCTGGATTGGATATAGAAGTATTTTGATTGACGAGAAGGCAGGATTCCGAACTTCGGCATCCTGCCTTTTTATCGTGTTTAATAAAAAAATAGAATATTCTGTGGATAAAGTTTTTTTGATAATCATACTGGGTGTGTATAAATGGGTGGTTTTGTGGATAAGTGGATATGTTTCTGTGGATAATGTGTATAACTCAAATTAATGCCTAGTGAACGGTAAGTGATTTGTTAACAAGTTTGTGGATAACTTTCTGAACCATTTTACATGAAAAAGAAAAGACCGAGTCATTTGACTCGGTCAATTGTCATTCTTCCAGCTCAGCCCATTCTTCGAGAAGCCGGTCCAATTTTTCCTGTGCTTTATCAAGCTTTGTTTGGACTTCCATTACTTTCTCATGATCTTGGAAAACATTTGGGTCACAAAGAAGTTCATTATACTCGTTTATTTCGGTTTCAAGAAGCTCCATGGCAGCCTCGATATCCTCAATGCGCCGTTTTCGCTGACGTTCGGCTTTTTTTGCTTCTTTATCGATTTTA
It contains:
- the rimI gene encoding ribosomal protein S18-alanine N-acetyltransferase; this translates as MSKTLTFRKMKTEDIDQVLNVEKQSFTLPWSREAFFNELNHNQYAVYMVIEDEGKIAGYCGAWIVIDESHITNIAILPEYRGQKLGEALLRKMIEISIAMGVVRMTLEVRVSNAVAISLYEKLGFQMGGIRKNYYTDNQEDAYVMWVNFS
- the tsaD gene encoding tRNA (adenosine(37)-N6)-threonylcarbamoyltransferase complex transferase subunit TsaD, producing the protein MKTDQLILGIETSCDETAAAVIKNGTEILSNVVASQIESHKRFGGVVPEIASRHHVEQITIVLEEALLQAGVTYEDLDAIAVTEGPGLVGALLIGVNAAKAVAFAHGIPIVGTHHIAGHIYANRLIQEIQYPALSLVVSGGHTELVLLEEPGSFKVIGETRDDAAGEAYDKVARTLGLPYPGGPHIDRLAQEGSPTLKLPRAWLDGSYDFSFSGLKSAVINTLHNAEQRGEEIEPKDLAASFQASVIEVLVMKAVKAAKEYNVKQVLLAGGVAANKGLREALTEAFKDLPMDISIPPLYLCTDNAAMIGAAGSVMFEKGKRSGLDLNGNPGLDIEVF
- the tsaE gene encoding tRNA (adenosine(37)-N6)-threonylcarbamoyltransferase complex ATPase subunit type 1 TsaE; translated protein: MQHFEWISQGEEETAQFAHELAQKLSSGDVLALEGDLGAGKTAFTKGLAKGLGVTRVVNSPTFTIIKEYMGRLPLYHMDVYRVSESEDDLGFDEYFEGDGVTVVEWAHLIKDHLPDEILTIYIYRLSDTSRRIVLEAKGERYVTLCKEII
- the tsaB gene encoding tRNA (adenosine(37)-N6)-threonylcarbamoyltransferase complex dimerization subunit type 1 TsaB produces the protein MKVLAIDTSNFTLGIALVNGSQVIGEYTTNLKKNHSVRVMPAIETLLSDCDTNPKELTKIVVAQGPGSYTGVRIGVTIAKTLAWTLQIPLSGVSSLEVLAANGRYFNGLISPLFDARRGQIYTGLYEMENDLLKTVMEDCNILSSEWAIRLKELNRPVLFVGQDVDIHRDAITDALGNLAVFAPVQSFNSRPSELAFIGLEKDEVDVHQFVPNYIRMAEAEAKWLEQQGK